A stretch of DNA from Mycolicibacterium celeriflavum:
GCCTGGACGCGTTGACCAAGTTCGCCGGGCAGATCACCGCGGCCAGCGTGCTCGTCACGATGGGGGTGGCCTGGAGTGTCCTCTACATCCCAGTCGGCGGCGTGGGCACCATCGTGCTCGACCAGGTGTCGTCGATCCTGCTGACGTTGGCGTTGACGGTCGCGATCGTCAACGCGATGAACTTCGTCGACGGTCTCGACGGGCTCGCCGCCGGACTGGGGCTGATCACCGCATCGGCGATCTGCATCTTCTCCGTCGGATTGCTGCGCGACCACGGCGGAGACGTGTTGTTCTACCCGCCCGCGGTCATCTCGGTGGTGCTCGCCGGGGCGTGTCTGGGCTTTCTGCCGCACAACTTCCATCCCGCCAAGATCTTCATGGGCGACTCCGGGTCGATGCTCATCGGCCTGATGCTCGCCGCGGCCTCGACCACCGCGGCCGGACCGATCTCGCAGACGGCGTACGGCGTGCGCGACGTGTTCGCGTTGCTGTCGCCGTTCCTGCTCGTGGTCGCGGTCATGTTCGTGCCTGCACTGGACATGCTGTTGGCCATCATCCGGCGCACCCGCGCGGGTCTGAGTCCCTTCAGCCCGGACAAGATGCATCTGCATCACCGGTTGCTGG
This window harbors:
- a CDS encoding glycosyltransferase family 4 protein — its product is MQYGSPVVYATDTLLALDDLGAGVPIRELALVGLTAAIITYFATGWVRVMARRLGAVAYPRDRDVHHEPTPRMGGLAMYVGVAAAVLLASQLPALTRGFVYSSGMPAVVVAGGLIMVVGLIDDRWGLDALTKFAGQITAASVLVTMGVAWSVLYIPVGGVGTIVLDQVSSILLTLALTVAIVNAMNFVDGLDGLAAGLGLITASAICIFSVGLLRDHGGDVLFYPPAVISVVLAGACLGFLPHNFHPAKIFMGDSGSMLIGLMLAAASTTAAGPISQTAYGVRDVFALLSPFLLVVAVMFVPALDMLLAIIRRTRAGLSPFSPDKMHLHHRLLEIGHSHRRVVLLIYLWVGIVALGAASTIFFDPRYSGAVMLGAILVAVVATLIPLLGRRNGEFEEMYDEK